DNA from Coffea arabica cultivar ET-39 chromosome 10c, Coffea Arabica ET-39 HiFi, whole genome shotgun sequence:
CGCAACCATGCCCCAAATTTGTTCGACCTCCCTTCGTACCACTCACGGGCACTGTAGCTATCGATGAAGAATCCCAACCAAGACTAGTGAATCGACTTGACTACTGACATTGGTAAACCCCTTTTGATGGCACAAGCGGAGACCCGTAGCCAGTGCCAATACTTCTGCGCGCAGACTCGAAGCTTCCCCGAATGATGCCGAGAAAGCAAAAATAGGAAACCCTGATGCATCACAAAGTATTCCCCCATCCCCACTCACTCCCGGGTTACCTTTGGAGCATCTATCCGTATTTAACGTTAGCATTCCAACCCCCATCGCCTTCCACCCCACCAGCTGAAAACTATAGCGAGATGGCAGATGATTAGTCCACTCATATAGCTGAAGAAACATTTGCACCCCAAGTCTCTGATTAAACTTAGCCTCACCCCCATCGAGTCTAACAACACATCATGACAAACCTTCGCCACTCGCATTTGGCTCCCGTCAAAGTATGCtttatatatatgaattagttacctttgaattattttttcttcaaaaaaaagttgtttattttttattgtgcaaattatttaactttcaaaaaattaaacatataatttgatgaTCCATAATAAATTGATCCCATctgatatattataataaaaagacccaattcataattatcgatgaactaaacaaataataattactttattggcccatatacaaatatacaacttAGCCCTATTGATTAGATTTGTTCTCAATCTTCTTCTTGTATCAACTGCAACAACAAAAGGGGCATTGCCAATTATGAAGATAATCAAGACAAAATTCCGATACAAAATgaaagataatttcttgaatgactatCTAACTGTGTACATAGAAAAAAAGTTACTAGAAACTTTAGCATTGATTcaattataaatgaatttagttctatgaaagaaTGTAAAACTCATTTTAGTTTTAAGAAAAGAGGTTGACATTTCAAAGTATGTTAATATaacatttacatttttttttgaaattgaaaataCTTATATTTatatcacatatatatatattgcataaatgacatattggagcatcttctcataatgtgcaaattggatggtttgtgatgttataaattatttaattaaaggtTATTTCTTatcctaattttaattattacTATGTTGcatatttataaaataaaaatacctttataattaaagttaatatttgatatttttagatgtcatatatttctttttagaTGCCTTTGTACTAAATGATTAAAAGTACTTattgtgtttaatatgtataaaaatagtacattttacaaattttcttctgcttttttttattatttttgtttagcatacttttttttttataatattaacaatttttaaaatattaaatgcttAAAAATTTGCGTCTCAGCGAGACCGCGATTGATATGTCGAGATCGATGTGGAACGTTCTGGGCCGCGACTATGACCGtgaccgcgactttgaaccatgctcTTAATCTGGGTCTTGACATTAGCCAATTCCTTCTCCTCCTCTTCTGCTTCTTCTCCAAATGAAAGCAAGTTCAACTTTCTATAGCAAGCACCCAAAAAACATGGCTGCAACAAACAGTTAAATTATATAAATTGTAATATACCTTAAAGACAGCAATTAATCATACAAAAGGGAGGCAAGGAAACTTACTTTATAGCTTTCTGCTTGGTGTCTTTCTTCTCAGTTTCAACTTTAGAAGAATGCAAGGACTTTGAAGATGCTACCCCGGGAACAATATCCTAAAATGGATTCCACAGTACCAAGACAGCcatttaaagacaaatattagGCAATGAACCAATTAGAAACAATATTTTGCAATGATGAAGGAAGAAAGTCCATTATGAGTatctttcccttctttttaCTCAATTATCACCTATTTGGATGGACAAATTAATACAGTACACACAATCTTTCTATAGAGACATTTTACACAAGAGAGAAATTCGAATGAAATTACAATAGTCAACAATTATATTCTACCAACATTTTAAAGCACAAATAACTAGATAAAAATGCTAGACTTGCCAAAATTACCAATAGAAGGCAAAAAATCCTAGTTAGGCGCAAATTTCATGTTGCAAAAGCATCGGGTGTCCATGATGattatctttcctttcttcttacaCATCAAGCAAGCTATTCAAAGTTGTTAGATAAACTAAACACAAAATCTTTTAACAAAAAATGGACTACTATGATAAGATTAGTGCTGGTCTGTCTTTACCCAGATTCAAAGGATCAATGACTCCTCTGATGGCTCGAATATCTCTGCTTTCccaagattggttgaagttttCTTCTTATAAGGAGAGAGCATTAGGTTTCTCCCTTGGCTCGTTGTCATCCGAGAATCATGATCTATCATACAATCTCTCTTGGCGTACCTTGAGTGACCCATCACAAGTATCTTCCAGGACTGTAAGGAGGCATCTTAAAGCACTGGGCATCACACATATTAAAATAGTTCTTTCAAGTTAATTTCAACCCAtagaaatgaaaaatgaagataaaagaaaatgaacataaTCTTGAAGTTTACTTTAAactcaaaataattttcttgcTCCTAATTATACAGGTTCAAGGAACTCGATCGTTGACATCTTCAAAAAAATTGAGCACATGTAATAATCATAAAAGTCTAGAAACTCCCAAGTATTAAGCACATGTAATAATCTCCAATTATACCATAAAGGAAATGAGTAAAGTGAAAATATTGCAAAGAAATTGAGCTTAATTACCTTGCCTTTGAACCAAAATAGCTTGCAGAATTGCTAGTTGAGTTGTCTCAAAGCTACAATTAGTTCACTGATGGAGAAGCAAATCCAGCCGAGGAAATCCAGTTTATTCACCTTTCGCAAAATGAcctaaaacttaaaagaaatttcAGTTTAGTATTTACTGCAGAgataaatttaagaaacaaacctAAGAATCTattaagaaacaaacacaaaatTGAGATTGCTAGGTATATGCCTCGccattttcctttgagaatcgacTTATACTATTTCTACAATAGAGAGTAAAGATGAAGGAGGTGGAATTAGGctttagaaagaaaaagaaggattaatcgATCAAGAATTAGGAATCGAAGGTATTTCTACATCATTTGGAATCGAAGGGAATTGAGAGATGGAAGAGAGAACGTCGTTTGCTTTCAGATTTAGGAATTGAGAAGTGGAATTGATTTAGGAATTGAGAATTTGCTTTTAGTTTGGCATTTAGGATATTTAGAACctcgtttctttttcttttttttttgggctttatTAAAGCTATGTCATTTTTATGCAAAAATTATGAACATTGTGAAATTTGCTGCACTTTCTCTTGTGCCGCAGCAACAGCATAGCAAAAAGCCTGTCCTCTTGTAGTTTGGTCCTGATTGTGCTCTCAAGGAAGCATACGGCATACGTTGTGCAGATCCCTCTGGTGATTCCATCAATGGTTTAAGCCCATATCTGGGGCTTCAACCTGGACAAAGCTCTCAAAAACTCGGAGAGGTGCTGGAAGTCTCCCTGAGAGCTGGAAGTCTCCCTGAGAGCCCAAACTATAGTCATCAATTACCCACTTTCTCAAATCTGCTCAGTGGATGGGCCAATGATTGATGAGTCTTTATTGAAGAGTTCATTTTCTCAAGTTCCTTTCTTTGTTTCCAGAGAACACAACAAACTGATGCATCTTGGATGTGGTAATGCCCTCCTAAAATTGATAGATGGCAGTCAACAGATCTTTTCTGGTTGCACCTCAATGTGTAACAGCACCACAACAATTACCGGTTGCTATGGCATCAATTGTTGTCAGGCAAGCATTCCATACTACCTCAGCCAATATAGTTTGCAGTTAACTACCTCGCAGAACTTTACATCTAGTACTTGTGTTTATGCCTTCTTGGTTGACCAAAATTGGAAGTTAAAGAGTTGTATCAACCCTCCAAAAGTACGTCTGATAAATGCTCCTGTTGTGTGGTCTTGGCCTCTGAATCATTCTGAAATTAAAACCATCTCAGGGTGCAGTCCCAAAAAGATCTCCCTTCAGCTAGAATCCAGCAGTATTACCACTTATCAGTATGAATGTAGTACTTTAGGAGATGATATTTGGTTTTATCAAATCAATCCATGCCAAGATGGCGCCTGTAAACATGGTGAGTATTTAAGAGAATggatttattatatattattattccTCTCCATAAAAGATTGTCCTTTTTTGAATATTCTCTAAAACTTGTTTCTTCTGAATCTTTGTTTCTTTGTCAAAGCTGTTAGGTCTAGCCCAAGAAATTGACGAAAACGATTTTTGACAATCccaaaagacaaataacaaaacaaaaataaatgaaataggaACACAGGAATTTACATGATCCGGTCAAATTGATCTATGTTTATGGGCGGAGGAGAAGCAATATTTTACTATGAAGAAGAGAGCACAAAAATGTCTTAAGAAAGTGTTTTTATACCCAACATACCTAATATTCAAAATACaagagaacccaaaaatattttactgaACAAAAGGTTTAATGACTTAAAGGCCGAAATACCCCACTAAATCTCTCTTGGTTTGGTGCACTTAATTCTATTATAGGCCAATTATATTTATAAGCAACTAAGGGAAATGCTCCCTTATACAAATAGCAATGTTGGACAAAGCCACTTTAACAAATCTCTACCTTGGTGTGTCTCCAACATTGATAATAGCAAATCTGCTCTAATTTTTCCACATAAGTCCCAATATACCTAAATCACCAACAACGAACTCCAATCAAGTCCCTTGTTTGAACTTGTAAACTGGAAGAGGTTTCGCAAACATGTTAGCAGGATTTTCTTTGGTACTGATTTTTTGAACAAGGATTTTTCTCTTAGCAATAGTATCTcgaatgaaataaaattttacATCAATGTGCTTCATCCTCTCATGATACAATTGGTCTTTAGTCAAATGAATGACATTTTGACTATCAGAGTAAATAGTAGTAACACCTTGATGTAGATTGAATTTACCAAACAACCCTTCAATCACGAAActtctttgattgcctcggtCATGTCTATATATTCTGCCTCGGTCATGTCAATCATGAAACTTCTAGATAAAGTTACAATAGATTGTAAAGTAATTTTCCACCTAACTGTATAACTACCAATACAAAATATGTAACCTAAAAGTGATATTCTTCTGTCAAGATCCCTGACATAGTCAGAGTTTACAAAACTAACCAAAGTATTATTATTTCTCCCAAACCCCAATCAACAGTTAGAAGTTCctcgcaagtatctgagaatTCACTTCATAGCTTGCCAATGCACTTTTCCAGGAcaagacatatatctgctaacTAAACAGACTGCTTGTGTAATATCTATATAAGTGCAAATCATTGCATACATAATACTGTTGACTACACTGAAATAAGGAACCTGTGCCTCATACTCTTCTTCTTTAACTGACTATGGTGATTGAGTAGCAGATAGTCGAAAATGACTAACAAGAGAAGTGATCACAGGTTTAGCATCTTTTATGCCAAACTTCTCTGAGACATTTTCAAGGTAATTTTCTTGGGTCAAGAGTAACTTTTCAACTCCTTGGTCTCTCTTGATctccatgccaagaatttttttaattgctcccaaatgtttcatttcaaattcgcTACTTAATTGTAATTTCGAAGTGTGAAAATCTGACAAATTCCTGACAGCAATGAGCATGTCGTCAACATAAAATAGCAACTAAATGAAAAGAACtatcatttaattttcagaaataaatgtaagtcccaaagacaaccaagagggggggtgaattgggttgattaaaatctttaactaaatttatgcactttttctttaataaaaatttaccttcttttctagtaatgatcaactaaGTAGATTataagacaagagcaatattgatcagaaagaCAAGTATAGATacgcaatgagaattttattaaacataaaagtaagatagggaatcaaaccaagtgtctaccaagctatcctcaagcttgaagaccaaacgctaggaagagcaacttctctttgatgaaagaagatcaactagatgtacaatggagggagcacttcctccttgccctaagcctcacttagtcaagctaagaagttttacaatcactcagaaaaccctcaacaaagctacactaaagatcctttcaaccacaaaagaaatgctcaccagaaattcacaccactttaaaacaaatctagctttggagactattttctagctaaaatatctcttcaaatcttgtaaacaaagtgtgcaaaagtccctccTTCGTAATGTGTAACCTGTTTTTGGATGAATGAATTGTTGCCGttttagacaaaaaaaaaaaaatatatatatatagtgataTGCATAATTGGCAGTTCAATTTTGTCCCctaatgcattgagaattttcctgttcttctctcccaaggtgtactctttgcccaacacctcgagatctttgatcaagtcattgaacctgcaatacattttgtcaatatcctcaagagtttcaattttaaatgattcatactttgtgactaagatagcctttttctgttctctcacgctATCACCatcctcatggatttctcttagcttatcccacatttctttggccgatttacagccttttactctaattgattcatttgaatctagggcactataaagaacattcatggctttggcattcaatgtgagattagtcctatcttgagcattcatttcagctttcgtttttggccgaagcaaacctgtatctgcatcaagaaagttagcttcatgcggtccttcactcacaataaaccatagcttaatatcaatagattgcaaaaagataatcatcctttctttccagctaatataattggaaccagtaaacatgggaggcctagtgacCGATTGtccctcaacaaacatggcatgattggttgtcatctttactccaagccgcttgagcttaatctctaggagaccaagttctgataccaattgtaaggcccaaaaacaagctaagaggggggtgaattaggttgattaaaatcttaatcaaatttatgcactttttctttaataaaaatttaccttcttttctagtaatgatcaaccaagtagatcagaagaagagagcaatgttgattagaaaaacaagtatagataagcaatgaaaattttattaaacaaaaaaaataagatagaatatcaaaccgattgtctaccaagctttcctcaaacttgaagaccaatcactagattgagcaacttctctttgatgaaagatgatcaactagatgtacaatggagggagcacttcctccttgccctaagtctcacttagtcaagctaaaaagttttacaatcactcagataaccctcaacaaagctacactaatgaaactttcaaccacaagagaaatgctcacaagaaattcacaccacttggagaacaaatctagttttggagactattttctagctaaaatatctcttgagatcttgtaaacaaagtgtgcaaaagtcactcactggttcagaatcgtttgtatttaaagggaaccaaaaatgggcttcaataatgcttccaacggatagtaggcagatgaagagtcagctagccgttggggccgtcggacgtccgacagatgaATCACCgcccgatcccatcgtccgaaaatcagccaagttgtcgttcggacgtccgatgggatattatcgtccgacagcatctgcttccgaacgtcgtcagagagtcatcaaaactttgcagaatttctcggacgtccgatgcgatcgatgtgcgtccgaagcgtgcgtccgatcctcccggacgtccgatgcttccttacgagcgtccgacagagtttccttcttgatgttcttcattctttcggacgtccgacagcttcctttaggacgtccgacatgagtgccctgtttttgcttcttcttttggttgattttctttccttgacaacttttgtacctgattctcttaaaagcaaaacacttatatttgaagagaattagataaacatttcaaagtgctttgtgatcatcaaaatcaagaataacactCGTGTATACATAACTATTACATACACACGAATAAGAAAATACACCCAAATGAATCGTATAAAACACTACAAATATACCCGACAAATATagacaaatatattgaatactatatttcaatagaaaagaaactactaaataaGTGgggaataaataaaagagataaggaAAGAACGCATCCGAAAAATTGATAACGGAGTTCGGCAAATTTTGCCTAATCTCCGAGCACCACTCAAGCTACCCGCTTTTATAAATTTGGGAGAAGAAAGAAttacaaaagaattacaaaatcctTTTTGGTGTAATTCTTTTGTTGGTGTTTGGTGTAATTGAATTGATTTGCTATAACTCTCAAGCCCTTACCCAAGCTCTCAACTCTACCGATGTGGAATAGAAATTGATGCCACAAATTCAACAATTGTGACTTGAAAAAGTCTACAATTTAGGTTTTGAATTCAACAGAACCCTCGAATGCCTCGTTGATAGACTCATTTCTTCTAATTCCAATGCTACTTCTTTCATGGTTGGCCTATCTTCCCCCTTGACATTTAAGCATCTTTTAGCTAGCATAGCAACTTCTTTCAGTTGCTCAGCATTTCTTTCAGTGTCGATATTATCATCCAGAACTTCAAACAAATGGTTATCCTTTATTGAAGAAAGAAATAACTTGCCAGACTTCTCTCTCTTGCAGATCTATCAAAGCACAGTACCTTCTCTCCTGTCAATAGCTCCACAAGAACAACCTCAAAGCTATAGACATCACTCTTCTCAGTTAATTGACTAGTCTGCAGGTACTCAGGGTCTAAGTAGCCAATTGTTCCTTGCACCATCATTGGTATCTCACATTAAATCATGGGTACCAATCTTGATGTTCCAAAGTCTGACACTTTCGCTGTGTATTTATCATCTAGGAGTATGTTGACCGACTTCATGTCTAGATCAACAATAGGAGGAGAAGCAACAGAATGCAAATATGAAAGTGCCCCTGCAGTTTCTATGGCTATCCTCAAACGAGTATCCCAGCATAGAACTGAGGCCTtggctttgttttgcacatgaTCAAAAAGTGTTCCATTGTTGATGAATTCATAAACTAGAAATTGGAAGAAGTAGTTTAGTAGTAATAGGAAACAAGAGCAGAAAGGCATTATCGTTtgctttatcttttcttttttctcggAACGAGCCTAATAGTAggtagtttttcttcttttcacaagaaacaaacatgcatctttccttttctttttcatcgcATTTTTGGAGAATGGCTGTAGGAATAAACTCAAATATTTTGCGCGTGGTTTTTTTCCATGACGATGAACTAAACTTCCCTTTCTAGTCAAAAAACAATAGAAGATTTGGTTtatctaaaattgtgagatcaaattaattatttacttgtattcgtatgttttctgatttaattttttatgatttttatattatttgaatattttggtCCGATATTAAATTGATCTAATAACCTAAAATCAATTAAAGCagttaaattcataattatttgatTGCTTTAAATTAGTGGTAACTGGTATGATTGAATTTGTGTCAGGAGAATATATGGATTAATTTAAAATAACCCTCATAgcgcgttatttggttagaacagGATTTCTCTAATTCTTAAGGCAATTAGGAAATTGAATTCTAAGATCGTACTTAGGGTTATTTCTTCATTAGGATAGTGGTTAATGGCCGTACTTTAATCACCAATACAGTAAGAAGAAATTGACTGTTatcgcttgtttgacagttataacttatttattagtTAAAAGACCAAATTATCATTGCATCGATGACCAATTAAGTGAActatttttgaagttattttgattcaattttagcacattgttattttagttttttttattgttattattttcattttataaaaatcCCCCATACCTTGAATTCTAGAAAAAACTAATTCTCTCCAATCTCTATGGATTCTACCCTGCTCACCACTATTtacaaaattcatattttttttcaaataggCATTTTTAATTATACAATCTCGACATCTATCAATTAAAAGCATCTAAATATGAAACAAACTTGTAACTAAACAAGACAAATAAGAACAAGAACAAAGTTTAGGAAGAAGAATTCTTATTCAATGTTTTGAAAGTTGAATCATTGAATACCTTCATAAGTTAATCTCACAAATAAGTTTGGTACAAAAATGCTCTTACTTCCCTTGCAAAACTCTTAAACTAATTTTGAAACTCACAATATGAAACTAGAGTTAAAACTAATTTGTACTTCTACTTCTACTCTACTTCTTTATACTAATTCATCCTTAGAAGATGCCACAAGATACTTCAAATCAATGAGATATAAGAGGTATCTATAGatgtttttgaaaaagaaaatgtacTCATAATGTTGTCATAgaattgttcttcattttttcaacTCAAGTTTGCTGGATCTAGCCGGATTTTATGAGAAAAAATGGTTCAAAAAGTAGTGTAAAATAAGTGCAAGTTGTAGAATCAACTTGTAGCACATAGTCAGGGATTTGCAAGGTGGATCTACGATACCTCGTAGATCTGCCTCGCGGCTCTTCCTCTTTTGCAGTTTTGCACTTTCTGttcaaaattcaattttattttatttttggactAATTTCAACGGCAATTTTCTTGATGATGTAAGCTGAATTAACTCTTAcaccaaacatgaaagttgtagttcttTGAATTAGTTTTCCGATGCATcaaaaatcaactcatttggATATCTGTAAgatgaaaaataatcaaaataccCTGACTAGTCACTGCCTTATTTCAgcttttgacaaaaattttgcCCGACTGTATTTTGGCTTTTGATAGAGATTTCACTAATTGATATTCAAGTTTGGAGATGATTTAATCaactagtttaaaatttttgacttaCTCAGCACAAGTATCTTAACGAATAGTCATACAAGTTGAATTAGTGAAGCCATTTTTGGGTGGTCAGGCTACAATCTTTGACTTTTGGAGGTTTCAACCAAGTATAGACGTAGAAATTTTCTCCAATAAATGGTTTATAAAGTCTATTTACAAATTATCTGCATGCTTCAAGAAGACACTTAAAGCCAAACTATCTTTGGCCTTATCATTCTCACTAGCGTCCTGAGCAAGTGTAGATTCAATATATTGATGTAATTTACATGTCTTGAGATGAACTATTATTTGTTTCTGTCAAAAATTGAACTTCACCTTTATTTTGAGTTTTTAGACAGAACAAACAATATTGCAATTAGAGTTTGCCATAATTTACTATATCTCTAATGCCACTCTGATGgattcaaacaaataaacacactTAAACCCACAGAAAGaatcaagaaaaataatatAGAGGCAAAGGAAATTCTTCAGCCATTCATCTAATGAGGCTGCGGCCTTTTTgtttcatatgaaaagaaaacgACACAAAGCTGTGGCACTATAAGCCCTATTGGCTTTTTAACTAGTACACTACTAGACCTCTAACACCAGTAGTAAAGGAATAATCCCATACAACTCCAACTCCACTAACCAATTAATTAATGACACGTGGCTACACTAATATAATAATGTTTGGTTAAATTTTTTTCTACAGGCGTTGCTCAATTCCTTAGCAGTGTAAGCTTTGCATTTTCAATATCCTCAGCAGGTTACTGCTGTTTTAGCACTTTCAACATTTTTCTAAAAAGCTTCTCATTGCGCTTATTTTCGTGTATCTTCTTCACCATGTTGTACAAACAAAAAAGTTGTGATCAAAAGAATCAACATGCTAGCTCGTACAGTAGTATCTATGTAAATTCTCGATTAGGTTAATACTAAATATCACAATCAAGACACACATAACAGACACCTTATCATCATCTGCAACACCATCACTATAAAAGATAACATTAAACACTAATTCCATGGAAGACCATTTCTGACTACTTTTCGTGTACTATGAATGAAATTACAAAAGGGATGGATGACTTACCAGTAATAATTGCTGTCCTGTTCCCCTTGCACTTGATTTCGGCAATGGCTTTTGTTAAAGTGGCTTTGTCCCACATTGCCTTATAAGTGCACCAAATCAAGAGAGATTTAGTTGTTTGTTTGAGCCTTTGGATCATCAAACCTTTTGTttagtaaaatatttttgggctctCTTGTATTTTAAGTATTAGATGTTTTGAGTCTAGGAACACTTTTCTAAAACATTTTTGTACTCTCTTCTTCATAATAAAATATTGCTCTTTCTCTACCCATAGATGTAGGTCAATTTAAGTGAACCACATAAATTCTTGTGttcctattttatttatttttttttatttttcttttgaggtTACCAAAAATCCTTTTCGTCAATTTTCTGGGGCCATATCCAACAAATTGGT
Protein-coding regions in this window:
- the LOC140015760 gene encoding putative wall-associated receptor kinase-like 16, with product MVQGTIGYLDPEYLQTSQLTEKSDVYSFEVVLVELLTGEKDNHLFEVLDDNIDTERNAEQLKEVAMLAKRCLNVKGEDRPTMKEVALELEEMSLSTRHSRVLLNSKPKL